In a single window of the Campylobacter iguaniorum genome:
- the hemL gene encoding glutamate-1-semialdehyde 2,1-aminomutase, translating into MTNKQAFLEAQNYIPGGVDSPVRAFGSVGSDPVIIEHGEAEFLYDIEGNKYIDYVLSWGPLIFGHCDKDIENAVISAAKKGLSFGAPCLLETKLAKLVLSKFPWLSQIRFVSSGTEATMSAIRLGRGYSGKNGIIKFEGCYHGHSDSLLVKAGSGATTFGYSSSLGVPEDIVKNTHLAIYNDLNSVEECFKSGDIGVIIVEPIAGNMGLVPAKQEFLDGLRKLCDKFGAVLIFDEVMSGFRASSTGSYEFNGIEADIVTFGKVIGGGMPCAAYAGKAEIMKLISPLGGVYQAGTLSGNPVAMAAGLASLNKIYSTLNLYDELSKKAKFIIDILKTSADGAGIPLQVDMRGSMWGYFFNENPVSNYADALKSDTKMFARFHGEMLKRGIYLAPSQFETGFVCTTLSQNSLELTANAIKESFKAL; encoded by the coding sequence ATGACAAATAAACAAGCTTTTTTAGAAGCACAAAATTATATTCCAGGTGGTGTGGATTCGCCAGTACGCGCATTTGGTAGCGTGGGAAGTGATCCAGTTATCATAGAGCATGGCGAGGCTGAGTTTTTATACGACATCGAAGGCAACAAATACATTGATTACGTTCTTAGCTGGGGACCACTTATCTTTGGACATTGTGACAAGGATATAGAAAATGCAGTTATTAGTGCAGCAAAAAAGGGTTTAAGCTTTGGAGCTCCTTGTCTGCTTGAAACTAAGCTTGCTAAGCTTGTTTTATCAAAATTCCCTTGGCTTTCACAAATCCGCTTTGTAAGTAGTGGCACAGAAGCTACAATGAGCGCTATCCGTCTTGGTCGTGGATATAGCGGCAAAAACGGCATTATTAAATTTGAAGGCTGCTACCACGGACACAGCGATAGCTTGCTAGTAAAAGCTGGTAGTGGGGCTACAACTTTTGGATATTCTAGCAGTCTTGGCGTACCTGAAGATATAGTCAAAAATACTCATCTTGCTATTTATAATGATTTAAATAGTGTCGAAGAGTGCTTCAAAAGTGGCGATATAGGTGTCATCATAGTCGAGCCAATCGCTGGAAATATGGGCTTAGTTCCAGCTAAACAAGAGTTTTTAGACGGACTTAGAAAGCTTTGTGATAAATTTGGCGCCGTTTTGATCTTTGATGAAGTTATGAGTGGCTTTAGAGCTAGTTCAACTGGTAGCTATGAGTTTAATGGTATTGAGGCTGACATCGTGACATTTGGCAAGGTGATAGGCGGCGGAATGCCATGCGCTGCTTACGCTGGTAAGGCTGAAATAATGAAGCTTATTAGCCCACTTGGTGGCGTTTATCAAGCAGGCACTTTAAGCGGAAATCCAGTGGCAATGGCTGCAGGTCTTGCATCGCTAAACAAAATTTACTCTACCCTAAATTTATATGATGAGCTTAGCAAAAAGGCTAAATTTATCATCGACATTCTAAAAACTAGCGCGGACGGGGCTGGAATCCCACTTCAAGTAGATATGCGTGGCTCAATGTGGGGATATTTTTTCAATGAAAATCCAGTGAGCAACTACGCAGACGCACTAAAAAGCGATACAAAAATGTTTGCTCGTTTCCATGGCGAAATGCTAAAACGTGGCATTTATCTTGCTCCAAGTCAGTTTGAAACTGGATTTGTCTGCACCACTCTTAGCCAAAACAGTCTTGAGCTTACAGCAAACGCCATAAAAGAGAGTTTCAAAGCACTATGA
- a CDS encoding AtpZ/AtpI family protein translates to MSEEKSSRAKKINTTIKAADNLSLGISMVVAVAIGFGIGYGLKSLTGSNWGLGVGIFIGVAATFNNVYKAYKSQVKSYEEFKDQKPLKTKDDDDEI, encoded by the coding sequence ATGAGTGAAGAAAAAAGTTCAAGAGCAAAGAAAATAAACACCACAATCAAAGCCGCCGATAACCTAAGTCTTGGTATTTCTATGGTTGTGGCAGTTGCCATTGGCTTTGGTATCGGATATGGGCTTAAGAGCCTAACTGGCTCAAACTGGGGACTTGGAGTTGGCATATTTATAGGCGTAGCAGCAACGTTTAACAACGTATATAAAGCCTATAAATCGCAAGTCAAAAGCTATGAAGAGTTCAAAGACCAAAAACCACTAAAAACCAAAGACGATGATGATGAAATTTAA